Proteins from one Romboutsia sp. CE17 genomic window:
- a CDS encoding NAD(+)/NADH kinase: MKRIITINSNQVHKSIETRGLLKEKLINAGFDVCYDFHPNTELIISIGGDGSFLKTVHDFDFPEVPIVGINTGHLGFFPEISPNEIDKFIEAYLNHDYVIEDVPVLQASVCSNKSCCDVFAINEVVVKGDKSRTIHLNLKVNDRHIQNFSGDGMIVSTPTGSTAYNYAAGGSIVDTSIELMQLTPLYPINTNAYRCFTSSIIFSIDSIIKIAPEYRFEDSILIVVDGVEYRFNQISDIKIFASDIKISLLRMSNYEFWSRVSEKFL, encoded by the coding sequence ATGAAAAGAATTATAACTATAAACTCAAACCAAGTGCATAAATCTATTGAGACTAGAGGTTTATTAAAAGAAAAACTTATCAATGCAGGATTTGATGTATGCTACGATTTTCATCCCAACACAGAACTTATTATATCAATAGGTGGCGACGGTTCTTTCTTAAAGACAGTTCATGATTTTGATTTTCCAGAAGTACCTATTGTAGGAATTAATACTGGTCATCTTGGCTTCTTTCCAGAAATATCTCCTAATGAGATAGACAAGTTTATAGAAGCTTATTTAAATCATGATTATGTTATAGAAGATGTTCCTGTTCTTCAGGCTAGTGTCTGTAGCAATAAAAGTTGCTGTGATGTTTTTGCTATTAATGAGGTAGTTGTAAAAGGGGATAAGTCAAGGACTATACATCTTAACCTAAAGGTTAATGATAGACATATACAAAATTTTAGTGGCGATGGAATGATAGTTTCAACTCCTACAGGATCCACTGCTTACAATTATGCTGCTGGTGGAAGTATAGTTGATACTAGTATAGAGTTAATGCAGTTAACTCCACTTTATCCAATAAACACTAATGCATATAGATGTTTTACATCTAGTATAATTTTTTCAATCGACTCTATTATAAAAATTGCACCTGAATATAGATTTGAAGATTCTATATTAATAGTGGTTGATGGAGTTGAATATAGATTTAATCAAATTTCAGATATCAAAATTTTTGCATCAGATATTAAAATTAGTTTGCTTAGAATGTCTAATTATGAATTTTGGAGTAGAGTATCTGAAAAGTTCTTATAA
- a CDS encoding SbcC/MukB-like Walker B domain-containing protein, producing the protein MRPIKLTLSGLNSYTDEQVINFEELIDRGLFGIFGNTGSGKSTILDAITIAMYGNISRNTKEFINSSCKEAVVTYEFEIGGKNTKRRYEVTRIIGRSKAGGTKTTYARLIEKQNDGTEIILADKAKDVNDKITQVVGLTANDFTRSVVLPQGKFNEFLKLTGSDRRDMLERIFNLEKYGRGLIDKVRKRKNEANLDLRDLNTKMSQFEGISPELYDNTLKELEDLKKNEKNKHEKLDETQKLYEESKEIYEEQTKLESYEVRKKELDLKQNDIKDKKVQLENAENAERVNPSIYIVQELEKKINDDSLKIEEIERNLGILNQELTITKNRYEEAYKTKDEKMPRLMEHKEKLNNALKIEEELNIINEEIKEMKERGIGLSKEKKISEIQKKDVEAKRDVIVKNIKEKEDKINKLKISADLKQKIFLAYDYEKEYLKLGEEKSQKQDRLNNLTKEVEELNLKSKYIEKDRISTNSKLDDLVISQAALIKKCPGTNEEILSKTEYISELKNTYNTVKENEQKINILQDEINIILEKKYNNNREIDVISERVEVNRKEIQDLEKEIERLKYLNLASELRKDLKPDMPCPVCGSKHHENIEFINKNEEINFVKSKLEHYEEIDRTLRTNLEELNLKNSEYISGEKIKSKELKELKGKVGELKSIDLSSKLESENRILELLKNSVQNWNEEKESIEERISKLKEEKSKIEKDEVKILEEINSYRKSIKEIKSDLEEIELKYQNVKNEYLSLKAIVKVSNLSSKVEEINLNEKEIESINSEYTVLVSSKDNAENEIKSLDNKIHKTELELIKARELYAEKCRFRDEKYRDFISITKGESAKELLQKLEDYVENINKLEVELKNKLEIQRIEYETCLGDKKNIEGRLKTAKDHHKIQEQTLNQLLSDNKFENIYAVKRALLEYDHKKRLLEEILEYEEEQRILISKIEDLKHKLAGRLIKKEEFEELKNNIYILKIEINSISKEIGAKENILNSLKDSLDKIKEITKLLKKVQHKVDLLEDLDKIIQGNRFVEYVATNQLKYIALEASKRLESITKGRYALEIDQKLNFVMRDNFNGGERRSVDTLSGGETFLTSLSLALALSSQIQLKGSAPLEFFFLDEGFGSLDSDLLDIVMQSLERLHSDKLSVGIISHVEELKNRVPVKLVVTSSEAGSGSKVKIEYS; encoded by the coding sequence ATGAGACCAATTAAATTAACATTAAGTGGATTAAATAGTTATACTGATGAACAAGTGATAAATTTTGAGGAACTTATAGATAGAGGTTTATTTGGTATATTTGGAAATACTGGAAGTGGTAAATCTACTATACTTGATGCAATAACTATAGCTATGTATGGAAATATATCTAGAAATACAAAAGAGTTTATAAATAGTTCTTGTAAAGAAGCTGTAGTAACTTATGAGTTTGAAATAGGGGGTAAAAATACTAAAAGAAGGTATGAAGTAACTAGAATTATAGGAAGAAGTAAAGCTGGTGGAACTAAAACCACTTATGCAAGACTAATAGAAAAACAAAATGATGGTACAGAAATAATACTTGCAGATAAAGCAAAGGATGTAAATGACAAGATAACTCAAGTTGTAGGGTTAACAGCAAATGATTTTACAAGATCTGTAGTTTTACCACAAGGAAAATTTAATGAATTTTTAAAGCTAACAGGATCAGATAGAAGAGATATGCTTGAAAGGATATTTAATCTTGAAAAGTATGGGAGAGGGCTTATTGATAAAGTAAGAAAAAGAAAAAATGAAGCCAATTTAGATCTAAGAGATTTAAATACAAAAATGAGTCAATTTGAAGGTATCAGCCCCGAACTATATGATAATACCTTAAAAGAGTTAGAAGACTTAAAGAAAAATGAAAAAAATAAACATGAAAAATTAGATGAAACTCAAAAATTATATGAAGAGAGTAAAGAAATTTATGAAGAACAAACAAAATTAGAAAGCTATGAGGTAAGAAAAAAAGAATTAGACCTAAAGCAAAATGATATTAAGGATAAAAAAGTTCAGTTAGAAAATGCTGAAAATGCAGAGAGAGTTAATCCTAGCATATATATAGTTCAAGAATTAGAAAAGAAAATAAATGATGATTCATTAAAGATTGAAGAAATAGAAAGAAACTTAGGTATTTTAAATCAAGAACTTACAATAACTAAAAATAGATATGAAGAAGCTTATAAAACAAAAGATGAAAAAATGCCAAGATTAATGGAACATAAAGAAAAATTAAATAATGCTCTAAAAATAGAGGAAGAACTAAATATTATAAATGAAGAAATAAAGGAAATGAAAGAAAGAGGTATTGGCCTAAGTAAAGAAAAGAAAATCTCTGAAATACAGAAAAAAGATGTCGAAGCAAAAAGAGATGTAATAGTTAAAAATATTAAAGAAAAAGAAGATAAAATTAATAAATTAAAAATAAGTGCAGACTTAAAGCAAAAAATATTTTTAGCATATGATTATGAAAAAGAATATTTAAAATTAGGAGAAGAAAAATCTCAAAAGCAAGATAGATTGAATAATTTAACCAAAGAAGTTGAGGAGTTAAATTTAAAGAGTAAGTATATAGAAAAAGATAGGATTAGTACAAATTCTAAGTTAGATGATTTAGTTATATCTCAAGCTGCTTTGATAAAAAAATGTCCTGGAACAAATGAAGAAATCTTGTCTAAAACTGAGTATATAAGTGAATTGAAAAATACATATAATACAGTAAAAGAAAATGAACAAAAAATAAATATACTTCAGGATGAAATAAATATCATTTTAGAAAAAAAATATAATAATAATAGAGAAATTGATGTTATAAGCGAAAGAGTAGAGGTAAACAGAAAAGAAATTCAAGATTTAGAAAAAGAAATTGAAAGATTAAAATATTTAAACTTAGCATCAGAACTTAGAAAAGATTTAAAGCCTGATATGCCATGTCCAGTATGTGGATCAAAACATCATGAAAATATAGAATTTATAAATAAAAATGAGGAAATTAATTTTGTTAAAAGTAAACTAGAACATTACGAAGAAATTGATAGAACACTTAGAACAAACTTAGAAGAGTTAAATTTAAAAAATAGTGAGTATATATCAGGGGAGAAAATTAAATCAAAAGAGCTAAAAGAGTTAAAAGGAAAAGTAGGAGAGCTAAAGTCTATAGATCTTTCTAGTAAATTAGAATCAGAAAACAGAATTCTTGAGTTATTAAAGAATAGTGTTCAAAATTGGAATGAGGAAAAAGAATCTATAGAGGAAAGAATAAGTAAACTTAAAGAAGAAAAAAGTAAGATAGAAAAAGATGAAGTTAAAATATTAGAAGAAATAAATAGTTATAGAAAATCTATTAAAGAGATAAAGTCAGATTTAGAAGAAATAGAATTGAAATATCAAAATGTTAAAAATGAATATTTAAGTTTAAAGGCAATTGTTAAAGTATCTAATTTAAGTTCTAAAGTAGAAGAAATTAACTTAAATGAAAAGGAAATAGAAAGTATTAATTCAGAATATACTGTTTTAGTTTCATCTAAAGATAATGCAGAAAATGAAATTAAATCTTTAGATAATAAGATACATAAAACAGAACTAGAGCTTATAAAGGCTAGAGAGTTATACGCTGAAAAATGTAGATTTAGAGATGAAAAATATAGAGATTTTATTTCTATAACAAAAGGTGAATCAGCAAAAGAATTACTACAAAAACTTGAAGATTATGTAGAAAATATAAATAAATTAGAGGTTGAATTAAAAAATAAATTAGAAATCCAAAGAATTGAGTATGAAACATGCTTAGGAGATAAAAAAAATATAGAGGGTAGATTAAAAACTGCCAAAGACCATCATAAGATACAAGAACAGACACTTAATCAATTACTAAGTGATAATAAGTTTGAAAATATATATGCAGTTAAAAGAGCTTTACTCGAATATGACCATAAAAAAAGATTATTAGAAGAAATTTTAGAATATGAAGAAGAGCAAAGAATATTAATATCTAAAATCGAAGATTTGAAACATAAATTAGCAGGTAGACTAATTAAAAAAGAAGAGTTTGAAGAGTTAAAAAATAATATATATATACTTAAGATAGAAATAAACAGTATATCTAAAGAGATTGGTGCAAAAGAAAATATATTAAATAGCTTAAAAGATTCCTTAGATAAAATAAAAGAAATTACTAAGTTATTGAAAAAAGTACAACATAAGGTAGACTTACTTGAAGATTTAGACAAGATTATTCAAGGTAATAGATTTGTGGAATATGTAGCAACAAATCAATTAAAATATATAGCATTAGAAGCATCGAAAAGATTAGAATCAATTACAAAAGGAAGATATGCTCTAGAGATTGACCAAAAGCTAAACTTTGTAATGAGAGATAATTTCAATGGAGGAGAAAGAAGAAGTGTTGATACGCTTTCTGGTGGTGAAACATTCTTAACTTCTTTATCATTAGCATTAGCGCTATCATCTCAAATACAATTAAAGGGAAGTGCACCATTAGAATTTTTCTTCTTAGATGAGGGATTTGGGTCTTTAGATAGTGATCTACTAGATATTGTAATGCAATCTTTAGAAAGATTACACAGTGATAAATTAAGTGTAGGTATAATAAGTCATGTTGAAGAGTTAAAAAATAGAGTTCCAGTAAAATTAGTAGTTACATCTAGCGAAGCAGGATCTGGTTCAAAAGTAAAAATTGAATATAGTTAA
- the pepT gene encoding peptidase T, which translates to MREKVTERFLKYVKFDTTADPKNHACPSTEGQRVFAKHLVEELKALGLEDANVDENSYVMATLKGNIDSVDTIGFISHLDTAPDITGKNVKPRVIKNYDGKDIVLNEEKNIITYVKDYPELSKLKGQDIIVTDGTTLLGADDKAGITAIMTAVEYLIDHPEVKHGDIKIGFTPDEEVGRGADFFDVEKFGAKYAYTIDGGMEGELEYENFNAAGATITIQGRNVHPGSAKNKMINALHIACEIADSFPSNERPETTENYEGFYHLNDINGSVEEASMIYIIRDHDKEKFESRKAYMVDVIEKLNIKYDNRINLDLKDQYYNMKEKVEPVKFIVDIAKESMQELGITPNIVPIRGGTDGARLSYEGLPCPNIFTGGLNFHSKNECVSIDAIEKCSKLIIKIAENFASR; encoded by the coding sequence ATGAGGGAAAAAGTAACAGAGAGATTTTTAAAATATGTCAAGTTTGATACTACAGCAGATCCTAAAAATCATGCTTGTCCATCAACAGAGGGTCAAAGAGTATTTGCTAAGCATTTAGTTGAAGAATTAAAAGCATTAGGGTTAGAGGATGCTAATGTAGATGAAAATAGTTATGTAATGGCAACATTAAAAGGAAATATAGATAGTGTAGATACAATTGGATTTATATCACATTTAGATACAGCTCCAGATATTACAGGAAAAAATGTTAAGCCAAGAGTTATAAAAAATTATGATGGCAAGGATATAGTTCTAAATGAAGAAAAAAATATAATTACATATGTAAAAGACTATCCAGAATTAAGCAAATTAAAAGGACAGGATATAATTGTAACTGATGGAACAACTTTGTTAGGAGCAGACGACAAGGCTGGTATTACAGCAATTATGACGGCAGTAGAATACTTAATAGATCATCCAGAAGTTAAACATGGAGATATAAAAATAGGATTTACTCCTGATGAGGAAGTTGGTAGAGGTGCAGATTTCTTTGATGTAGAAAAATTTGGTGCAAAATATGCATATACAATAGATGGAGGAATGGAAGGAGAGCTTGAATACGAAAACTTTAATGCAGCAGGTGCAACAATAACTATTCAAGGAAGAAACGTTCATCCAGGATCAGCAAAAAATAAAATGATAAATGCTCTTCATATAGCATGTGAGATAGCAGATTCTTTTCCAAGTAACGAAAGACCAGAAACTACAGAAAATTATGAAGGATTTTACCATTTAAATGATATAAATGGAAGTGTAGAAGAAGCTAGTATGATTTATATAATAAGAGATCATGATAAAGAAAAATTTGAATCTAGAAAAGCTTATATGGTAGATGTTATAGAGAAATTAAATATAAAATACGATAATAGAATAAATTTAGATTTAAAAGATCAATACTATAACATGAAAGAAAAGGTAGAACCAGTTAAGTTTATAGTTGATATTGCAAAAGAATCAATGCAAGAGTTAGGCATAACACCAAATATAGTTCCTATAAGAGGTGGTACGGATGGTGCAAGATTATCATATGAAGGATTGCCTTGTCCTAATATATTTACAGGAGGATTAAACTTCCACAGTAAAAATGAATGTGTTTCTATTGATGCCATAGAGAAATGCTCAAAATTAATAATTAAAATAGCAGAAAATTTTGCAAGTAGATAA
- a CDS encoding hemolysin family protein, with protein sequence MDSTSSNLIQIVLLAILLVASGFFSASETALMSLSKIRIRYMKEEGIKGAKLVGSLIEDSNNLLTSILVGNNVVNIAATSISTSLFLSIFQEKGVPIATAVMTILVLIFGEITPKTIAVNNTEKVALLVSRPIKIIITILKPVVWIFNIITKVIFKILGVQDKGIQPYITEEELKTMVNVSHEEGVLEIEEREIINNVFQFGDMQAKEAMVQRLDIIAINVEDTYDEIMDLFKNEKLSRLPVYEESIDNIIGILNIKDVVFLEDDEIDNFNIKDYVREAFFTYEFKKITQLLEEMKKDKSQMAIVVDEYGATAGLITIEDLVEVIVGDIDDEYDEEDEEIQVIKEDEYIVEGSTRISDVNEMIGIRLESEEFDSIGGFIIGHIGRIPDENEVIEFDNIRFCIESLEKNRIMKIRIFT encoded by the coding sequence TTGGATTCGACCAGTAGTAATTTGATTCAAATAGTATTATTAGCGATATTATTAGTAGCATCAGGTTTTTTCTCTGCATCAGAGACTGCTTTAATGTCTTTAAGCAAAATAAGGATAAGATACATGAAAGAAGAAGGTATTAAAGGTGCTAAACTAGTAGGCTCTTTAATTGAAGATTCTAATAATCTTTTAACATCTATATTAGTAGGTAACAATGTTGTAAATATAGCTGCAACGTCTATATCAACATCATTATTTTTATCTATATTCCAAGAAAAGGGTGTACCTATAGCAACTGCAGTTATGACTATATTAGTGCTAATATTTGGTGAGATTACTCCTAAAACTATAGCTGTTAATAACACTGAAAAAGTGGCTTTATTAGTTTCAAGACCAATAAAAATTATAATAACTATATTAAAACCAGTAGTATGGATATTTAATATAATAACAAAGGTAATTTTTAAGATTTTAGGAGTTCAAGATAAAGGTATTCAACCTTATATAACAGAGGAAGAGCTAAAGACTATGGTAAATGTTAGCCATGAAGAAGGAGTACTAGAAATTGAAGAAAGAGAAATAATAAATAATGTATTCCAGTTTGGTGACATGCAAGCTAAAGAAGCTATGGTTCAAAGATTAGATATTATAGCTATAAATGTAGAGGATACTTATGATGAAATAATGGATTTATTTAAAAATGAAAAGTTAAGTAGGTTACCTGTATATGAAGAATCAATAGACAATATAATAGGAATTCTTAATATAAAGGATGTAGTCTTCTTAGAAGATGATGAAATTGATAACTTTAATATAAAAGATTATGTAAGAGAAGCTTTTTTCACATATGAGTTTAAGAAAATCACTCAACTTTTAGAAGAGATGAAAAAAGATAAAAGTCAAATGGCAATAGTTGTAGATGAGTATGGGGCAACGGCTGGATTAATAACAATAGAAGACTTAGTTGAAGTAATTGTTGGTGATATAGATGATGAGTATGATGAAGAAGATGAAGAGATACAAGTAATAAAAGAAGATGAATATATAGTTGAAGGAAGCACCAGAATAAGTGATGTTAATGAAATGATAGGAATTAGATTAGAGTCCGAAGAATTTGATTCTATTGGAGGATTTATAATTGGTCACATAGGTCGCATACCTGATGAAAATGAAGTTATTGAATTTGACAATATAAGATTTTGTATAGAAAGTCTTGAAAAGAACAGAATAATGAAGATAAGAATATTCACATAA
- the yfcE gene encoding phosphodiesterase produces the protein MKIGVMSDTHGSLEYFEKSIKTLSDCDVLLHGGDILYHGPRNDLPKDYNPKGVIEKLNNLNNILITKGNCEADVDQMVINHPIQSPYVISQFGELRILLTHGYTDSKEETIKKAKSMGADILILGHTHVKELYFDESLMVLNPGSTSIPKDGTHSVATIEIIESGEDELELDFKFIDLNTGKFIEL, from the coding sequence ATGAAAATAGGCGTAATGAGTGATACTCATGGAAGTTTAGAATATTTTGAGAAGTCTATAAAAACGTTATCTGACTGTGATGTATTACTTCATGGTGGTGATATTCTTTACCATGGACCAAGAAATGATTTACCTAAAGACTATAACCCTAAAGGAGTAATAGAAAAGTTAAATAACTTGAATAATATACTTATAACAAAAGGAAATTGTGAAGCTGATGTTGATCAAATGGTTATTAACCATCCTATTCAAAGCCCTTATGTAATAAGTCAATTTGGAGAATTAAGAATCTTATTAACTCATGGCTATACTGACTCTAAAGAAGAAACTATAAAAAAAGCTAAAAGTATGGGCGCAGATATATTAATCCTTGGACACACTCATGTTAAAGAATTATACTTTGATGAGTCTCTAATGGTTTTAAATCCTGGAAGTACCTCTATTCCAAAAGATGGTACTCATTCAGTTGCTACAATTGAAATAATAGAATCTGGTGAAGATGAGTTAGAATTAGATTTTAAATTTATAGATTTAAATACAGGTAAATTTATAGAATTATAG
- a CDS encoding RluA family pseudouridine synthase has product MFNKKDQKYNLISYINEEDLTLKEILLDKLNFSVRSLSKMKREKSVLVNGEFKKLSSNIVKGDLIEVRIDEDMANFEPQDLNLNIIYDDFDIIMVNKPPFMVVHPTKSHFDKTIANGVTDYIIKKNEKVKVRFVNRLDMNTSGLVIVAKNAYAHHVLSKDMSDDKVIKRYITVVNGVVENDEGTINQPIYRPTEDSIKRVVDERGQASVTHYKVLERLNNATVLEVKLETGRTHQIRVHMNFIGHGIIGDELYGYVNEDLINRQALHAYSLEFMQPRTKEILEFKAEIPNDMKDLIEKLR; this is encoded by the coding sequence TTGTTTAATAAAAAAGATCAAAAGTATAATTTAATATCATATATAAATGAAGAAGATTTAACCTTAAAAGAGATATTATTAGATAAATTAAATTTCTCAGTAAGATCCCTATCAAAAATGAAAAGAGAAAAATCGGTATTAGTAAATGGAGAATTTAAAAAGCTAAGCTCGAATATAGTAAAGGGAGATTTAATAGAAGTTAGAATAGATGAAGATATGGCTAATTTTGAGCCTCAAGATTTAAATTTAAACATAATATATGATGATTTTGATATAATTATGGTAAATAAGCCGCCTTTTATGGTGGTTCACCCGACTAAAAGTCATTTTGATAAAACTATTGCAAATGGTGTAACTGATTACATAATAAAAAAGAATGAAAAAGTAAAGGTAAGATTTGTAAATAGATTAGATATGAATACCTCTGGTCTTGTTATAGTTGCAAAGAATGCTTATGCTCACCATGTACTATCAAAAGATATGAGTGATGATAAGGTTATTAAAAGATATATAACAGTTGTAAATGGTGTAGTTGAAAATGATGAAGGAACTATAAATCAGCCAATATATAGACCTACTGAAGATAGTATAAAAAGAGTTGTTGATGAAAGAGGTCAAGCATCTGTAACTCATTATAAAGTATTGGAAAGATTAAATAATGCTACAGTTTTAGAGGTAAAACTAGAAACTGGTAGAACACATCAAATAAGAGTTCATATGAATTTTATTGGACATGGTATAATAGGAGATGAGCTATACGGTTATGTGAATGAAGACCTAATAAATAGACAAGCACTTCATGCATATAGCTTAGAATTTATGCAACCAAGAACTAAGGAGATTTTAGAGTTTAAGGCAGAAATTCCAAATGATATGAAGGATTTAATAGAAAAATTAAGATAG
- a CDS encoding YbaK/EbsC family protein translates to MAIEEVREYFKQFNKENDVVEHEVSSATVELAAKALNVIPARIAKTLSFKINDSAILVVAAGDTKIDNKKFKAEFGCKAKMLTPEEALEFTGHAVGGICPFALKNNISVYLDESMKRFETVFPAAGSSNSSIELTCEELSKYSNCAKWVDVCKGYEMNSMEY, encoded by the coding sequence TTGGCAATAGAAGAAGTAAGAGAATATTTTAAGCAATTTAATAAAGAAAATGATGTGGTGGAGCATGAAGTATCTAGTGCAACAGTTGAATTAGCAGCGAAGGCTCTTAACGTTATACCTGCAAGAATTGCAAAAACACTTTCTTTTAAAATTAATGATAGTGCGATACTAGTAGTAGCAGCAGGAGATACAAAAATTGATAACAAAAAATTTAAAGCTGAATTTGGATGTAAAGCTAAGATGTTAACTCCAGAAGAAGCATTAGAATTCACGGGACATGCAGTTGGAGGTATTTGTCCATTTGCATTAAAAAATAACATAAGCGTATATTTAGATGAATCAATGAAAAGATTTGAAACGGTGTTTCCAGCAGCAGGAAGTAGTAATTCATCAATAGAGCTTACTTGTGAAGAACTTAGCAAATACTCAAATTGTGCTAAATGGGTTGATGTATGTAAGGGGTATGAAATGAATAGTATGGAATATTAG
- the ytvI gene encoding sporulation integral membrane protein YtvI: MEVLNRYFLKKLKSNAIFFIIYSLCFIFIYKTFPYIAPFFIGLVIALIINPISQKLKDKLHINKGISTLVLSFVGVAIAIGITTILVMSGTRQLITFLNHIDANYNDINNMVSALINQASEYLESFMEISNFNLEEVIGKYSSELVNISKSFLSNIINFASSIPYIIILIITLFISTYFIAKDIDKIEYWFYDMFTDSARVKVKNIKKEIRFSILGYIKAYAILMSITFLVIWGSFSIFGVPYGFILGIIGGLLDLIPFLGIVVIFVPIIIYNLIVDNYFVAISISIVFFVLSIIRQILEPKLVSTHIGLNPLATVIAIFVGIQIKGIIGIIFCLGLVAMHDILKKVEIL, translated from the coding sequence ATGGAAGTATTAAACAGATATTTTTTGAAAAAATTAAAAAGTAATGCTATTTTTTTTATTATATATAGCTTGTGTTTTATATTTATTTATAAAACATTTCCATATATAGCCCCATTTTTTATTGGACTAGTTATAGCATTAATTATAAATCCAATCTCTCAAAAGCTAAAAGATAAATTACATATTAATAAAGGGATATCGACATTAGTGCTAAGTTTTGTAGGTGTAGCAATTGCAATAGGTATTACTACTATATTAGTTATGTCAGGAACAAGGCAGCTAATAACATTTTTAAATCATATTGATGCAAATTATAATGATATAAACAATATGGTTTCAGCTTTGATTAATCAAGCAAGCGAGTATTTAGAAAGCTTTATGGAAATATCTAACTTTAATTTAGAGGAGGTTATAGGAAAGTATAGCTCTGAGTTAGTTAATATATCTAAAAGTTTCTTGAGTAATATTATTAATTTTGCAAGTTCAATACCGTATATTATCATACTAATTATAACATTATTTATATCAACATATTTTATTGCAAAAGATATAGATAAAATAGAATATTGGTTTTATGATATGTTTACAGATAGTGCTAGAGTTAAAGTTAAGAATATAAAAAAAGAAATTAGATTTTCAATTTTAGGGTATATAAAAGCATATGCAATACTTATGAGTATAACATTTTTAGTTATATGGGGAAGTTTTAGTATATTTGGAGTGCCATATGGATTTATATTAGGTATAATTGGAGGTCTTTTAGATTTGATACCATTCTTAGGTATAGTAGTAATCTTTGTACCTATAATAATTTACAATCTAATAGTGGATAATTATTTTGTAGCAATATCTATAAGTATTGTATTCTTTGTATTATCTATAATAAGACAGATACTCGAACCTAAATTAGTATCTACCCATATAGGTTTAAACCCTTTAGCTACAGTTATTGCTATATTTGTAGGTATTCAGATTAAAGGTATAATAGGTATAATTTTTTGTTTAGGTCTAGTAGCAATGCATGATATATTAAAAAAAGTTGAAATTTTGTAG
- a CDS encoding NAD(P)/FAD-dependent oxidoreductase gives MKDLLDKGAVLQRDKETYAIAPHIPAGLISSDQLRKLADVADKYKVSAIKVTAAQRIALVGLKEEDIDNAWNDLGMKPGAAIGLCVRSIKTCPGTTFCKRGFRDSVKLGLELDDRYHGMNLPNKLKIGVSGCPNSCADNHTRDIGLMGMPKGWTVFVGGKGGTIPRLGNRLIMNVPDDKVLDIVDKIVRVYSENAKGKERLGSYIDRIGLDEFKSIVNLDHFLQ, from the coding sequence ATGAAAGATTTATTAGATAAGGGTGCTGTATTGCAAAGGGACAAAGAAACTTATGCTATTGCACCTCATATTCCAGCTGGTTTAATTTCATCTGACCAACTTAGAAAGCTAGCTGATGTTGCAGATAAATATAAAGTAAGTGCAATTAAAGTTACTGCTGCTCAACGTATAGCTTTAGTTGGTTTAAAAGAAGAAGATATCGATAATGCCTGGAATGATTTAGGAATGAAGCCTGGTGCTGCAATAGGATTATGCGTTAGAAGCATTAAAACTTGTCCTGGTACTACTTTTTGCAAAAGAGGATTTAGGGATTCTGTTAAACTAGGATTGGAATTAGATGATAGATATCATGGAATGAACTTGCCTAATAAACTTAAAATTGGTGTAAGTGGTTGTCCTAATAGTTGCGCTGATAATCACACTCGTGATATTGGTTTAATGGGTATGCCTAAAGGTTGGACAGTATTTGTCGGTGGTAAAGGAGGTACAATACCTAGACTTGGAAATAGGCTCATAATGAATGTACCTGATGATAAAGTTTTAGACATAGTTGATAAAATCGTTAGAGTTTATTCAGAAAATGCCAAAGGTAAAGAGAGATTAGGATCTTATATTGATAGAATTGGACTTGATGAATTTAAATCTATTGTTAATTTAGACCATTTTCTACAATAA